One segment of Trichlorobacter ammonificans DNA contains the following:
- a CDS encoding ATP-binding protein, whose amino-acid sequence MPSLTLDKEVVEQLKRVLNAVEQVLPKPVPAIDWAEAHAANWRRRGSGGYLDPVPEIESMHLDDLLGIDEQKRVIEENTRQFLAGLPANNTLLWGTRGTGKSSLVRALLHRYAGEGLRVIQVDKDDLVHLPAIVDAIKGQPYRFLLFSDDVSFETGESSYKMLKSALDGSVYAPPDNVLIYVTSNRRHLLPEYESDNRGAMLVNNEIHHGEAVEEKISLSGRFGLWVGFHPFSQDQFLEVARQWVERLAQRIGAKLAWDEEARRAAILWCRQKGDNSGRIALQFANHWVGSRLLESGRKK is encoded by the coding sequence ATGCCGTCGCTGACCCTTGACAAGGAGGTGGTTGAGCAACTGAAGCGGGTGTTGAACGCGGTGGAACAGGTGCTGCCCAAGCCGGTGCCGGCCATCGACTGGGCCGAAGCCCACGCCGCCAACTGGCGGCGACGGGGCAGCGGCGGCTACCTGGATCCGGTGCCGGAGATCGAGTCGATGCACCTGGACGACCTGCTGGGAATCGACGAGCAGAAACGGGTGATCGAGGAGAATACCCGGCAGTTTCTGGCCGGTCTGCCCGCCAACAACACCCTGCTCTGGGGAACCCGGGGTACCGGCAAGTCCTCGCTGGTACGGGCGCTCCTGCACCGCTACGCCGGCGAAGGCTTACGGGTGATCCAGGTGGACAAGGACGATCTGGTGCACCTGCCGGCCATCGTCGATGCCATCAAGGGGCAGCCGTACCGCTTTCTGCTCTTTTCCGACGATGTTTCCTTTGAAACCGGCGAGTCCAGCTACAAGATGCTGAAGAGCGCCCTGGACGGTTCGGTCTATGCGCCGCCGGACAACGTGCTGATCTATGTCACCTCCAACCGTCGCCACCTGCTGCCGGAATACGAGAGCGACAACCGGGGGGCCATGCTGGTGAACAACGAGATCCACCACGGCGAGGCGGTGGAGGAGAAAATCTCGCTGTCCGGCCGGTTCGGTCTCTGGGTCGGCTTTCATCCCTTCAGCCAGGACCAGTTCCTGGAGGTGGCCCGGCAGTGGGTGGAGCGGCTGGCCCAGCGGATCGGCGCCAAGCTTGCCTGGGACGAGGAGGCCCGCCGGGCAGCCATCCTCTGGTGTCGTCAGAAGGGGGACAACAGCGGCAGGATTGCGCTGCAGTTCGCCAACCACTGGGTGGGCAGCCGCCTGCTGGAGAGCGGAAGAAAAAAGTGA
- a CDS encoding type IV pilus twitching motility protein PilT gives MDMNRLNQILEIAFQKRVSDLHFEVDNPPFFRAHGQLIKSKLPPLTPQDTEFIARTVLAQGNRSFPDDLKELDAAYALQNGGRFRVSIFRQRGAVGIVMRVIPPTIAQFQDLNLPPVLGEICKAPNGLILVTGPTGNGKSTTLASMLQYINLHESFNIITIEDPIEFLFSSEKSCIIQREVGCDTGSFSAALRAAMRMDPDVIMVGEMRDLETIDACIKAAETGHLVFSTLHTQSAASTINRLVGHFPPDAQEVVRQRLADILVATVSLRLINDKAGEKILPVVEIMRTTTTIQACIREGRFDEIEKHIENGRSQYGMQSLDQHLVQLCQQGLLTFEQAKRITRSMDLERKLTFSE, from the coding sequence ATGGATATGAACCGCCTGAACCAGATTCTGGAAATCGCCTTCCAGAAACGGGTATCCGACCTGCATTTCGAGGTGGACAATCCCCCTTTTTTCCGTGCGCACGGACAGCTGATCAAGTCGAAGCTACCACCATTGACGCCGCAGGATACCGAGTTCATCGCCCGGACGGTTCTTGCGCAAGGCAACCGGTCCTTTCCCGATGACCTGAAGGAGCTGGATGCCGCCTATGCCCTGCAGAACGGCGGACGTTTCCGGGTCAGTATCTTCCGGCAGCGGGGAGCCGTGGGAATCGTCATGCGAGTAATTCCGCCGACCATCGCCCAGTTTCAGGATTTGAACTTGCCGCCGGTGCTGGGAGAGATCTGCAAGGCGCCCAACGGCCTGATCCTGGTAACCGGCCCCACCGGCAACGGCAAGTCGACGACCCTGGCTTCCATGCTGCAGTACATCAACCTGCATGAAAGCTTCAACATCATCACCATCGAGGACCCGATCGAGTTCTTGTTCAGCTCGGAAAAGAGCTGCATCATCCAGCGGGAGGTCGGCTGCGATACCGGCAGTTTCAGCGCGGCCCTCAGAGCGGCCATGCGCATGGACCCGGACGTGATCATGGTGGGAGAAATGCGGGATCTGGAGACTATCGACGCCTGTATCAAGGCGGCTGAAACCGGGCACCTGGTCTTTTCCACCCTGCATACCCAGAGCGCAGCCTCGACCATCAACCGGCTGGTGGGGCACTTCCCTCCCGACGCCCAGGAGGTGGTTCGCCAGCGGCTCGCCGACATCCTGGTGGCAACGGTTTCGCTACGGCTGATCAACGACAAGGCCGGAGAAAAAATACTGCCGGTCGTGGAGATCATGCGGACCACCACCACCATTCAGGCCTGTATTCGCGAGGGGCGCTTCGACGAGATCGAAAAACATATCGAAAACGGCAGGAGCCAGTACGGCATGCAGAGCCTTGACCAGCACTTGGTACAGCTCTGTCAGCAGGGTCTTCTGACCTTTGAGCAGGCCAAGCGGATCACCCGGTCCATGGACCTCGAGCGGAAGCTGACGTTCAGCGAGTGA
- a CDS encoding cupin domain-containing protein has translation MSEQSESLIGRAMTMRELVTCQPGSVVSRTLIDKKIGTLTLFAFAQGQGLSEHTAPYDAFVQVLEGTGRITINGEDHQVGEGQMIIMPANVPHSLRAEVPFKMLLVMIRA, from the coding sequence ATGAGTGAACAGAGTGAAAGCCTTATCGGCCGCGCCATGACCATGCGTGAACTGGTCACCTGTCAACCCGGCTCGGTGGTCAGCCGGACGTTGATTGACAAGAAAATCGGTACGTTGACCCTTTTTGCCTTTGCCCAGGGGCAGGGCCTTTCCGAGCATACGGCCCCCTACGATGCCTTTGTGCAGGTGCTGGAGGGAACCGGGAGGATCACCATTAACGGAGAGGATCACCAGGTTGGCGAAGGACAGATGATCATCATGCCGGCCAACGTGCCCCACAGCCTGCGGGCCGAGGTACCGTTCAAGATGCTGCTGGTAATGATACGCGCCTGA
- a CDS encoding DUF4388 domain-containing protein has translation MAFSGDLEHLSIIDVIQLLHTSRKSGSLVLTGRKGEISLAFHDGYIVGAKHCDDATRIGSILIDAGVVSPETVDKALAIQASQGNSRKPLVATMVENGLVNRDDAYRGLQALIEMTIVEILTWKKGRFALVMEPVQICDEYRYAPDILQEDLFLPTEHLLMDALRIFDEKCRDGLISEEEEPPSPFDGSDAALSREISVEDLGLDGLDELERKIPDVHTPLRDRPGSVAGIEEALRRGTARLRQVASLPETALILLETLACIFPRTLTLVVRDNELIAERSIGMIAPPDEGPSQIMGFKVPVPAGSFVRSLLDKKRIFYGRAEDPLLHTHLYGAVGAPSHPELFMMPLCVRGKVVSCTYADSGELQPTTVPLVALEVFANQAALALENALLRRQQAGTNP, from the coding sequence ATGGCGTTTTCCGGTGACCTGGAGCACCTTTCCATAATTGACGTCATCCAGTTGCTGCATACCAGCCGCAAGAGCGGTTCCCTGGTACTGACGGGACGCAAGGGGGAGATCAGTCTCGCCTTTCATGACGGGTACATTGTGGGAGCGAAGCATTGCGACGACGCCACCCGTATCGGCTCCATCCTGATCGATGCCGGCGTTGTTTCCCCGGAAACCGTGGACAAGGCCCTGGCGATCCAGGCGTCTCAAGGGAACAGCCGCAAGCCGCTGGTGGCCACGATGGTGGAAAACGGGTTGGTGAACCGGGATGATGCGTACCGTGGGCTGCAGGCGCTGATTGAGATGACCATCGTTGAAATATTGACCTGGAAAAAGGGCCGGTTCGCGCTGGTCATGGAGCCGGTGCAGATCTGCGATGAGTACCGTTACGCTCCGGACATACTTCAGGAAGATCTCTTCCTGCCCACCGAACACTTGCTGATGGATGCCCTGCGCATTTTTGACGAAAAATGTCGTGACGGGCTGATAAGCGAGGAGGAGGAACCGCCCTCGCCGTTTGACGGGTCTGACGCGGCGTTGTCCCGTGAGATATCCGTCGAAGACCTGGGATTGGATGGCCTCGATGAGCTGGAACGCAAGATTCCGGATGTGCATACTCCGCTCCGGGATCGTCCGGGAAGTGTCGCGGGGATTGAGGAGGCGTTGCGCCGGGGCACGGCGCGACTGCGTCAGGTAGCCTCGTTGCCGGAAACGGCCCTGATTCTCCTGGAGACGCTGGCCTGTATTTTCCCCCGGACGCTTACCCTGGTGGTGCGCGATAACGAGTTGATTGCCGAGCGGAGTATCGGGATGATCGCTCCGCCAGACGAGGGGCCCAGTCAGATCATGGGGTTCAAGGTTCCCGTGCCGGCGGGGAGCTTCGTTCGCAGCTTGCTGGACAAAAAGCGGATATTTTACGGCAGAGCCGAGGATCCGCTTCTGCACACCCATCTGTACGGCGCCGTCGGTGCTCCGAGCCATCCGGAGTTGTTCATGATGCCTCTGTGTGTGCGGGGAAAGGTCGTCTCCTGCACCTATGCCGATTCTGGCGAGCTGCAGCCGACGACGGTGCCTTTGGTGGCGCTGGAAGTATTTGCCAACCAGGCTGCTCTGGCCCTGGAAAATGCCCTGCTGCGCAGGCAGCAGGCAGGTACGAACCCCTGA
- the tpx gene encoding thiol peroxidase, producing MNERTGVITFKGNPFTLLGPALKVGDRAPDFSVVDTALAPVSLASSAGKIRIISAVPSLDTPVCDTETRRFNQEAANLPDNVVLLTISLDLPFAQKRWCGAAGIDRVVTLSDYRDRSFGLNYGVLIKELLLLSRCIFIVDATDTIRYVQQVPEVTQEPDYAAVLDAVRALL from the coding sequence ATGAACGAACGTACCGGTGTGATCACCTTCAAAGGAAATCCCTTCACCCTGCTGGGTCCCGCCCTCAAGGTCGGCGACAGAGCCCCTGACTTCAGCGTGGTGGACACCGCACTGGCACCGGTTTCCCTGGCCAGCAGCGCGGGAAAAATCCGGATCATCAGCGCCGTCCCCTCGCTGGACACCCCGGTCTGTGATACGGAGACCCGTCGTTTCAATCAGGAAGCGGCCAACCTGCCGGACAATGTCGTCCTGCTGACCATCAGCCTTGACCTTCCCTTTGCCCAGAAACGCTGGTGCGGCGCTGCCGGCATCGACCGGGTCGTCACGTTGTCCGACTACCGCGACCGCTCCTTCGGCCTGAACTACGGTGTGCTGATCAAGGAGCTGCTGCTGTTGTCCCGCTGCATTTTCATCGTGGATGCCACCGACACCATCCGCTACGTCCAGCAGGTGCCGGAAGTCACCCAGGAACCGGACTACGCGGCGGTACTGGACGCCGTCCGGGCACTGCTCTAG
- a CDS encoding hydrolase, with product MTTIRERFFLSAEQSVLLVIDVQERLCKAMDQQVLEQLTANTGILLEAAAELQIPVMITEQYVKGLGETVPELLAKAGEAPRFEKMSFGCCGSTDFTDTLRAMGRRQIIITGMETHVCVLQSALELLDAGYTVHVVRDAVMSRARRNWQTALEIMQQAGGVATCTEAVLFQWMKVAGTESFRKLSKLVR from the coding sequence ATGACAACGATACGGGAACGTTTTTTTCTCAGTGCGGAACAGTCGGTACTGCTGGTCATTGATGTTCAGGAACGACTCTGCAAGGCCATGGACCAGCAGGTTCTGGAGCAGTTGACCGCCAATACCGGCATTCTGCTGGAGGCTGCCGCCGAATTGCAGATTCCGGTGATGATTACCGAGCAGTACGTGAAGGGACTGGGAGAAACCGTGCCGGAACTGCTGGCAAAGGCCGGTGAAGCGCCCCGCTTCGAGAAGATGAGCTTCGGTTGCTGCGGCTCCACGGATTTTACGGACACGCTTCGCGCCATGGGACGCCGCCAGATCATCATCACCGGCATGGAGACCCATGTCTGCGTCTTGCAGAGCGCCCTCGAACTGCTGGATGCCGGCTACACCGTCCACGTGGTGCGTGATGCCGTGATGAGCCGTGCCCGCCGAAACTGGCAGACCGCGCTGGAAATCATGCAGCAGGCGGGAGGGGTGGCGACCTGCACCGAAGCGGTGCTGTTTCAGTGGATGAAAGTTGCCGGCACGGAATCGTTCAGGAAGCTGTCCAAGCTGGTGCGCTGA
- a CDS encoding tRNA dihydrouridine synthase codes for MSHLSVPPSSLPWSGDSVPLMLAPMQGLTNPALRTLFARWVRPDVLFTEFMRVAPGETAKRLSATDLREIAPAELGIPLVVQLIGHGTAALVAAARLARQAGAAHLNLNLGCPFGRMTSGLTGGGMLRRPELLQELLPALRAEIRGGFSVKIRCGYDDPAQIFSLLPLFESSGVDFLVLHPRTVLQEYDGTADHAVTARVVRQTSLPVIANGDIRTTADAERVLEMTGAAGLMLGRGAIADPLLFQRVRGVAPSAPERAERAAMLRHYLTELLPLYRERFCGEQQVLGKLKSVLAVMDDATFARQVKKLQKCRSLQQFAELVRELD; via the coding sequence ATGTCCCACCTTTCAGTACCGCCATCATCCCTGCCCTGGTCCGGCGATAGTGTACCGCTGATGCTGGCGCCGATGCAGGGGCTGACCAACCCGGCACTGCGCACGCTTTTTGCCCGCTGGGTCCGGCCGGACGTCCTCTTCACCGAATTCATGCGGGTGGCACCGGGGGAGACGGCCAAGCGGCTGTCTGCGACGGACCTGCGAGAGATCGCTCCAGCAGAGCTGGGGATCCCCCTGGTGGTGCAGTTAATCGGCCACGGCACCGCAGCGCTGGTGGCCGCGGCACGGCTGGCCCGGCAGGCGGGAGCGGCACACCTCAACCTCAACCTGGGCTGTCCCTTCGGCCGGATGACCAGCGGTCTCACCGGCGGCGGCATGCTGCGCCGTCCGGAACTGCTGCAGGAGCTGCTACCGGCCCTTCGTGCCGAAATCAGAGGCGGTTTTTCCGTCAAGATCCGTTGCGGCTACGATGATCCTGCCCAGATTTTTTCTCTTCTTCCTCTGTTTGAGTCGTCCGGCGTCGATTTTCTGGTGCTGCATCCCCGGACGGTGCTGCAGGAGTACGACGGAACGGCCGACCACGCCGTAACGGCCCGGGTGGTGCGGCAGACCTCACTGCCGGTGATCGCCAACGGCGACATCAGAACCACGGCCGATGCCGAGCGGGTGCTGGAAATGACCGGTGCCGCCGGACTGATGCTGGGGCGGGGCGCCATTGCCGATCCGCTGCTGTTCCAGCGGGTGCGCGGTGTGGCGCCGTCGGCGCCGGAACGGGCGGAGCGGGCCGCCATGCTGCGTCACTACCTGACGGAGCTGCTGCCCCTCTACCGGGAGCGGTTCTGCGGTGAACAGCAGGTGCTGGGCAAGCTCAAATCGGTGCTGGCGGTGATGGATGATGCGACGTTCGCCCGTCAGGTGAAAAAACTGCAAAAATGCCGTTCGTTGCAGCAGTTCGCGGAACTGGTGCGGGAGCTGGACTGA
- a CDS encoding FKBP-type peptidyl-prolyl cis-trans isomerase — protein MAQAQKGDRVRIHFTGTLEDGSIFETTREEAACCDDDDCCESGPMELVIGNEDFFPAVESALIGMAPGESVTVQIPAADAFGDYDAEAVFTVERHLLPDDLIPEVGMELTLTGDDDEELEVTVVEVSDSAVTFDANHPLAGEDLTYEVELVEIL, from the coding sequence ATGGCACAGGCACAAAAGGGTGATCGGGTCCGGATTCATTTTACCGGTACACTGGAAGACGGCAGCATTTTTGAAACTACCCGGGAAGAAGCGGCATGCTGTGATGATGACGACTGCTGCGAAAGCGGTCCCATGGAACTGGTGATCGGCAACGAGGATTTCTTTCCCGCTGTGGAGTCGGCCCTGATCGGCATGGCACCCGGGGAGAGTGTCACGGTGCAGATCCCGGCTGCCGATGCATTCGGTGACTACGACGCCGAGGCGGTATTCACCGTGGAGCGGCACCTGCTGCCCGACGACCTGATCCCGGAAGTGGGCATGGAGCTGACCCTGACCGGTGACGATGATGAAGAACTGGAAGTGACCGTTGTTGAAGTCAGCGACAGCGCCGTCACCTTCGACGCCAACCATCCCCTTGCCGGCGAAGATCTGACCTACGAGGTGGAGCTAGTTGAAATCCTGTAG
- a CDS encoding DUF2288 domain-containing protein, whose product MIQVLIEQYSLPAQENQSKFPEDDMSSQDELNLSEPFENVPWHWLRPHHDRGVLILVNPALELVEVADRIAADDTAAIQAWLGSRLIAKPTPEQAAAWEREPARLFSIMVVQPFVLVHDMAVSCGGTLQ is encoded by the coding sequence ATGATTCAAGTCCTTATCGAGCAGTACAGCCTGCCGGCGCAGGAAAACCAATCTAAATTTCCGGAGGACGACATGTCGTCACAGGACGAGCTGAACCTGTCGGAGCCGTTTGAAAATGTTCCCTGGCACTGGTTGCGTCCCCACCACGACCGGGGGGTACTGATCCTGGTGAATCCAGCATTGGAGCTGGTTGAGGTGGCCGACCGCATCGCTGCGGATGACACCGCCGCCATCCAGGCATGGCTGGGTTCTCGACTTATCGCCAAGCCCACGCCGGAGCAGGCTGCCGCCTGGGAGCGGGAACCGGCACGGCTTTTCTCGATCATGGTGGTCCAGCCGTTCGTGCTGGTTCACGACATGGCAGTGTCGTGCGGCGGCACCTTGCAATAA
- a CDS encoding carbonic anhydrase: MITMLLEGNKRFVRDTFEKEKEYFAELAKNQRPTVLWIGCSDSRVPVNTITQTRAGEVFTLRNVGNIVAINDWSLSAVLEFSINHLNIPDVVICGHYNCGAINALMHESPEDRYVPIWLNNAYKALERVDERLRSLRLQVPEAQRRRLVEEENVRLQLEHLMEYPFVRRAILEGKLTTHGWIYDVDTGEIKVMQKNTVACLDEKVASAELMPG; encoded by the coding sequence ATGATCACCATGCTGCTGGAAGGCAACAAACGGTTCGTGCGGGATACCTTCGAAAAAGAAAAGGAATATTTCGCGGAACTGGCGAAAAACCAGCGGCCCACCGTGCTCTGGATCGGCTGCTCCGATTCGCGGGTACCAGTCAACACCATCACCCAAACCAGAGCCGGGGAAGTCTTCACCCTGCGCAACGTCGGCAACATCGTGGCCATCAACGACTGGAGCCTGTCCGCGGTGCTGGAGTTCTCCATCAATCACCTGAATATTCCCGATGTGGTCATTTGCGGTCATTACAACTGCGGCGCCATCAACGCCCTGATGCACGAGAGCCCGGAAGACCGTTACGTGCCGATCTGGCTGAACAACGCCTATAAGGCCCTGGAACGGGTGGACGAGCGGCTGCGCTCCCTGCGCCTGCAGGTGCCGGAAGCGCAACGGCGCCGTCTGGTAGAAGAGGAAAACGTGCGACTCCAGCTGGAACACCTGATGGAGTATCCCTTTGTCCGTCGTGCCATCCTGGAGGGCAAGCTGACCACCCACGGCTGGATCTACGACGTGGACACCGGCGAAATCAAGGTGATGCAGAAAAACACTGTCGCCTGCCTGGACGAAAAAGTCGCCTCCGCGGAATTAATGCCTGGCTGA